CCGGATGAATCCGGCCGTCGGAGATCAGCCGCTCGAGGGAGACGCGCGCGATTTCGCGGCGGATCGGGTTGTGGCACGAGATCACGACCGCCTCGGGCGTGTCGTCGATGATGATGTCGACGCCGGTCGCGGCCTCGATCGCGCGGATGTTGCGTCCTTCGCGCCCGATGATCCGCCCCTTCATCTCGTCGTTGGGCAGCGCCAGCACCGAGACCGTGCGCTCGGTGACGAATTCGCCGGCGAGGCGCTCGATGGCGATCGAGACGATGCGTTTGGCGCGCCGGTCGGCCTCCTCGCGCGCCTCCTCTTCGATCACACGGATTTGCCTGGTCGCGTCGTGGCGCGCCTGCCCGGTCATCTCTTCGATCACCTGGCGGCGGGCCTCCTCGCGCGTGAGGCCGGCGACAGCCTCGAGCTTGACGCGCGCGGCCTCGATCAGCTCCTGGCGTTCGGTCTCGCGTTCGGCGAGGCTCTTTTCCCTGGCGCGCAGGTTCTGGTCGCGCCGGTTGAGTTCGGCGTCGCGCCGTTCGAACGACTCGAGCCGCTTGTCGATACTCTCCTCGCGCGCCGCCAGCTTGCTTTCGAGCGCGGTCAGCTCGCGATGCTGATCACGCACTTCGCGTTCGGCCTGCGAGCGCACTTCGACCATCAGATCCTTGGCCTTGAGTTCCGCCTCCTTGACGATCAGTTCGCTTTTGGTTCTGGCTTCGTCGACAATCGCCTGCGCTTCGCGCTGTGCAGCCTCCATGTCGGGGCCGGTTTCGCGCCGGCCCGCAAGGTAGACCGCGTACAACATCATCGCGCCACCGATTGTCAGGAAAAGGACGCCTGTCAGCACGCCCATTTAGGTAAACCTCCTCGGTCCGCCGTTTGCGTAGCCGCGGGTGGCGCTGCGCTGGCCGCGTAAACGGCGGACTCGGTAACGATGAAATCCAGTCGCCGGTCGTGTGACTCCTCCGGCAGCCGGTCAATCAACTGAAACGAATAGCCAAGCCCGGCGGCGCGAACTTCGCGAGGAAGCTC
This genomic window from Candidatus Binataceae bacterium contains:
- the rny gene encoding ribonuclease Y, whose protein sequence is MGVLTGVLFLTIGGAMMLYAVYLAGRRETGPDMEAAQREAQAIVDEARTKSELIVKEAELKAKDLMVEVRSQAEREVRDQHRELTALESKLAAREESIDKRLESFERRDAELNRRDQNLRAREKSLAERETERQELIEAARVKLEAVAGLTREEARRQVIEEMTGQARHDATRQIRVIEEEAREEADRRAKRIVSIAIERLAGEFVTERTVSVLALPNDEMKGRIIGREGRNIRAIEAATGVDIIIDDTPEAVVISCHNPIRREIARVSLERLISDGRIHPGRIEEVVRKAEQEVEESIREAGQRAIIEVGVHGIHPELVKLLGMLKYRYSYAQNVLMHSLEAAFLCGAMAAELGLNEKQARRAALLHDIGKALTHEVEGSHALIGAELARKYGESAKIVNAIAAHHEEVKAETILAPLVDAADALSGARPGARREVLESYVKRLEDLETIAKSFKGVEKCFAVQAGREMRIIVEPGQVSDDDATMLARDVAKKIETDMTYPGQIRVTVIRETRATELAR